A single genomic interval of Oreochromis aureus strain Israel breed Guangdong linkage group 12, ZZ_aureus, whole genome shotgun sequence harbors:
- the LOC116328399 gene encoding secretory carrier-associated membrane protein 1-like, translating to MSDFDSNPFADPDFSNPFQDPSVTQVTRSAPPGGLEEYNPFTDARTAAPRNAPKSTPAPSQNTQPAIMKPTEEPPAYSQQQTQDQARAQAELLRRQEELEKKAAELDRRERELQSHGAVGGRKNNWPPLPEKFPVGPCFYHDIAVDIPVEFQKTVKIMYNLWMFHAGTLFVNMFGCLAWFCVDPTRGVDFGLAMLWFLLFTPCSFVCWYRPLYGAFRSDSSFRFFVFFFVYICQFGVHVLQTIGITGWGTCGWIAALTGLNTSIPVGIIMLLIAALFTALSVGSLIMFKKVHALYRTTGASFEKAQQEFATGVMSNKTVQTAAANAAANAASNAARGAFKAHP from the exons GATCCTTCGGTGACCCAGGTGACACGATCTGCCCCTCCTGGTGGTCTGGAGGAGTATAACCCCTTCACAGACGCCAGAACG GCAGCCCCAAGAAATGCCCCCAAATCTACTCCAGCACCTTCCCAGAACACACAGCCTGCCATCATGAAGCCCACAGAAGAGCCACCAGCTTACTCACAGCAACAGACTCAG GACCAAGCGCGTGCTCAGGCTGAGTTGTTGAGAAGgcaggaggagctggagaaGAAAGCAGCAGAGCTCGATCGTCGAGAGAGAGAGTTACAGTCCCATGGAGCCGTGGGAG GGCGGAAGAACAACTGGCCTCCACTGCCGGAGAAGTTCCCTGTTGGTCCATGTTTTTACCACGACATTGCAGTGGACATTCCTGTAGAGTTCCAGAAGACCGTAAAGATTATGTACAACCTTTGGATGT TCCATGCAGGCACGCTCTTTGTGAACATGTTTGGCTGTTTGGCTTGGTTCTGTGTGGATCCAACTCGTGGCGTAGATTTTGGCCTGGCTATGCTCTGGTTTCTGCTTTTTACCCCATGTTCTTTCGTCTGCTGGTACAGACCGCTTTACGGGGCTTTCAG GAGCGACAGTTCGTTCCgcttctttgtcttcttcttcgTCTACATCTGTCAGTTCGGAGTTCACGTTCTACAAACCATTGGCATCACTGGTTGGGGAACATG TGGTTGGATCGCAGCTCTAACTGGCCTGAACACCAGTATCCCAGTAGGAATCATCATGTTACTCATCGCAGCCCTCTTTACTGCTCTGTCTGTGGGCTCCCTCATTATGTTTAAAAAG GTGCATGCGCTCTATCGCACCACCGGTGCTAGTTTTGAGAAAGCCCAGCAAGAGTTTGCAACCGGGGTCATGTCTAACAAGACCGTTCAGACTGCAGCTGCCAACGCTGCAGCCAATGCTGCGTCCAATGCTGCTCGCGGGGCCTTCAAAGCTCATCCATAA